Proteins from a genomic interval of Trichoderma breve strain T069 chromosome 2, whole genome shotgun sequence:
- a CDS encoding sugar transporter domain-containing protein yields MGSSDDEKHSGAALEAHISGVDDINPKDDTVRVDIQREHELTVKEVFVNHPALVFWAFYWAMSGVGWGFDAQVNGGMLSVEPFRRDFGYWYNDTDGYVIPADWLSAFNTISGVGQFFGGFACSWVADRWGRKAALLAGIAIVTGGIFGEMFSTIRPAFLISKLILGFGLGFYLTLSPLAASECAPVAFRGIATAGVQFGIGSGQLLSNAAIKGFGLRTDKWAYRAPFAIQLFFCLFLFVLLPFAPETPWYLARAGKRDQAIKSLRALYGSDVDLNAKLATLEATIAEEEASNSEQGSFIQCFKGTNLVRTCISMGVFVCQHFTGIIFVMGFSTYFFQLAGLPQSKSFNLGIGVSACGLGGNIVSWIVMNRLGRRSLFVGCMCILTLILFLIGIMDVVPTGAAKWVQASLTVVYAFFYYIGLGAMAFAILGEASSTSLRAPTIALATATQAIMGIIFNFAIPYMVNPDEANLRGKVGFIFGGLALIATTWSWFYVPELKGRTFDEIDRMFQAKVPPRKMGSYQLSSY; encoded by the exons atgggcTCTTCTGACGATGAAAAGCACTCTGGTGCAGCGCTGGAAGCGCACATTTCCGGCGTCGACGacatcaaccccaaggacGATACCGTGCGAGTCGACATCCAGAGGGAGCATGAGCTGACCGTCAAGGAGGTTTTTGTCAACCACCCCGCCCTGGTCTTCTGGGCCTTTTACTGGGCCATGTCCGGAGTTGGCTG GGGTTTCGATGCTCAGGTCAACGGAGGCATGCTCTCCGTTGAGCCCTTCCGCCGCGACTTTGGCTACTGGTACAATGACACAGACGGCTATGTTATCCCCGCCGACTGGCTGAGcgccttcaacaccatcagcGGTGTTGGCCAGTTCTTTGGCGGATTTGCCTGCTCTTGGGTCGCCGATCGCTGGGGTCGCAAGGCCGCACTGCTGGccggcatcgccatcgtcacgGGAGGTATCTTTGGCGAGATGTTCTCTACCATCAGGCCCGCCTTCCTTATCTCCAAGCTCATCCTCGGCTTCGGTCTGGGATTCTACCTGACGCTGTCGCCTCTTGCTGCCTCCGAGTGCGCTCCTGTTGCCTTCCGTGGTATCGCCACTGCTGGCGTGCAGTTCGGCATCGGCTCCGGCCAGCTGCTGTCCaacgccgccatcaagggcTTTGGCTTGCGCACCGACAAGTGGGCCTACCGTGCTCCGTTTGccatccagctcttcttctgcctcttcctcttcgtcttaCTCCCCTTTGCCCCCGAGACGCCGTGGTATCTTGCCCGCGCTGGCAAGCGTGATCAAGCCATCAAATCTCTCCGGGCCCTCTACGGGTCCGACGTCGACCTCAACGCAAAGCTCGCCACCCTGGAGGCCACCAttgccgaggaagaagcctCCAACTCTGAGCAGGGCTCCTTCATTCAGTGTTTCAAGGGAACCAACCTCGTCCGAACCTGCATCAGCATGGGTGTCTTCGTATGCCAGCACTTCACCGgtatcatcttcgtcatggGCTTTTCCACCTACTTCTTCCAGCTGGCCGGTCTCCCCCAGTCAAAGAGCTTCAACCTCGGCATCGGCGTCAGTGCCTGCGGATTGGGTGGTAACATTGTTAGTTGGATCGTCATGAACCGGCTCGGTCGCCGTAGCCTCTTCGTCGGCTGCATGTGCATCCTGaccctcatcctcttcctcatcggcATCATGGACGTTGTGCCCACCGGTGCCGCCAAGTGGGTGCAGGCCTCCCTCACGGTCGTCTACGCCTTCTTCTACTACATCGGTCTCGGCGCCATGGCCTTTGCCATCCTGGGAGAGGCGAGCAGCACCTCCCTCCGAGCTCCTACCATTGCCCTTGCCACGGCCACCCAGGCCATCAtgggcatcatcttcaatttTGCCATCCCCTACATGGTCAACCCCGACGAGGCCAACCTCCGGGGCAAGGTCGGGTTCATCTTTGGTGGCCTGGCCCTCATCGCCACCACATGGAGTTGGTTCTACGTTCCTGAGCTCAAGGGTCGCACCTTTGACGAGATTGACCGCATGTTCCAGGCAAAGGTCCCGCCCAGGAAGATGGGCAGCTACCAACTGTCTTCTTACTAA
- a CDS encoding fungal zn(2)-Cys(6) binuclear cluster domain-containing protein, whose protein sequence is MPPSHPASAPAPGPQAAQRQEPLPFLATALSYTGASGPGSASSGGSGTGPGTGTGTGSGIGSFSINGNGVAGTHAANAMARPPGQAASPLSMALAPDVDDLDADGDVNANGPQSPADAAGMNRRPGKRPAARGTAFYPRKRANTACQVCRARKTKCDNKKPACSYCVSVGATCIQSPVDLSSFDPASLKILDRIDELERLLRHAVPLPGAADAAAPLSALAPAPGSALSSQHRLPPLSRSRAFDSAGGGIHGQSSSVSSLSGLRNPDDELDLTSLLPQRVDHILQWPAFQNSGTHHHSPASFRAPPDAIATPPSGSASLAGLIDMDSHRIYRLLDNFFLHIHCKNPILDEVLARRMVLNAFLDGIDWSPASCLALIICALGCIATPFGPSGETKLGTQTYNDSQIFFQAAQKRIGILLVRSDIVGAQCLFLSGIYLMMVFQPVYAWRFFSQALAACQHFPFLARAQNLNTSLDAMEMGRQDTQEQAVYWSAWKSERELRQELDLPDFDILHSGSTLYPPFFPAPPVAPAESPDGPDTETQRARAAWLFYLAEISLRRLTSRLSREALDLRQRYASDSMLIDMLLDMMPEYEAQIREWSDSLPADLSIHTPVEEDGICRSVLRGRMINLFEQIYWPFVMASISAHTARRPVKPAVAEFAKRGLETHMHQVHVNKPGFHHRHHGSMFMIRACTRSALVLLAAAKAGCAMPTDWEDSVYKTVGMLAYWEDEDRDLIHWRSTLERELALARHE, encoded by the coding sequence ATGCCGCCGTCTCAcccagcttcagctccagcgccaGGGCCACAGGCCGCCCAGCGACAGGAGCCACTGCCCTTTCTCGCAACGGCCCTCTCATATACGGGCGCTTCTGGGCCTGGCTCTGCTTCCTCGGGAGGCTCAGGTACAGGTCCGGGTACAGGCACCGGCACGGGCTCGGGCATAGGTAGCTTCTCTATCAATGGTAACGGCGTGGCTGGTACTCATGCCGCCAACGCCATGGCGCGTCCTcctggccaagctgcctcGCCTCTGTCCATGGCCCTCGCCCCGGATGTCGACGACCTGGATGCCGACGGCGACGTCAACGCCAACGGTCCACAGTCGCCGGCAGACGCCGCCGGCATGAACCGCCGTCCGGGGAAGCGTCCGGCAGCCCGCGGCACGGCCTTCTATCCCCGGAAGCGAGCCAACACGGCCTGCCAGGTTTGCAGAGCCCGCAAGACCAAGTGCGACAACAAGAAGCCCGCCTGTAGCTACTGTGTCAGCGTCGGCGCCACGTGCATTCAGTCCCCAGTGGATCTGTCAAGCTTCGACCCCGCCAGCCTGAAGATCCTCGATCGTATCGACGAGCTGGAGCGTCTACTGCGGCATGCTGTGCCCTTGCCTGGCGCTGCCGACGCTGCGGCGCCACTGTCGGCTCTCGCTCCGGCTCCAGGCTCGGCCCTCTCCAGCCAACACCGGCTGCCCCCACTCTCGCGATCCAGGGCGTTTGACAGCGCCGGCGGCGGAATCCACGGCCAGAGTTCCAGTGTGAGCAGCCTCTCGGGGCTCAGGAAtccagatgatgagctggaTCTCACCAGCCTGCTGCCTCAGCGTGTGGATCACATCCTGCAGTGGCCAGCTTTCCAGAATTCCGGTACCCACCACCATTCGCCAGCCTCATTTCGCGCCCCTCCCGATGCCATCGCAACCCCTCCTTCGGGGTCGGCCTCGCTGGCTGGCCTCATTGATATGGATTCCCATCGCATATACAGATTGCTGGACAACTTTTTCCTCCACATCCATTGCAAGAACCCCATCCTCGACGAGGTCTTGGCCCGCCGCATGGTCCTCAACGCCTTTCTGGACGGCATAGACTGGTCTCCCGCCTCGTGCCTTGCCCTCATAATATGCGCCTTGGGCTGTATTGCCACGCCCTTTGGCCCCAGTGGGGAAACCAAACTGGGCACCCAGACCTACAACGACTCTcaaatcttcttccaagccGCCCAGAAGCGTATCGGCATCTTGCTTGTGCGCTCCGACATTGTGGGGGCGCAGTGTCTGTTCCTGTCGGGCATCTACCTCATGATGGTCTTCCAGCCCGTCTACGCTtggcgcttcttctctcagGCTTTGGCCGCCTGTCAACATTTCCCCTTTTTGGCTCGAGCCCAGAACCTCAACACCTCTctggatgccatggagatgggTCGCCAAGACACCCAAGAGCAAGCCGTCTATTGGTCAGCGTGGAAGTCAGAACGAGAGCTACGACAGGAGCTAGACCTTCCTGATTTCGATATCCTCCACTCTGGCAGCACTTTATATCCGCCCTTCTTCCCCGCACCACCGGTTGCCCCGGCCGAGTCTCCGGATGGGCCCGATACCGAGACCCAGCGTGCTCGTGCCGCCTGGCTCTTCTACCTGGCGGAGATCTCGCTCCGTCGCCTCACCAGCCGTCTCTCCAGAGAGGCGCTAGACCTTCGTCAGCGCTATGCCTCTGACTCCATGTTGATAGACATGCTTTTGGACATGATGCCCGAGTACGAGGCCCAGATCCGAGAATGGTCGGACAGCCTCCCCGCGGACCTCTCCATTCACACTCCTGTGGAGGAGGACGGCATTTGTCGGTCGGTTCTCCGAGGGCGGATGATTAACTTGTTTGAGCAGATATACTGGCCCTTTGtcatggccagcatcagtGCTCACACCGCGAGGCGTCCGGTCAAGCCTGCCGTGGCAGAGTTTGCCAAAAGAGGGTTGGAGACGCACATGCACCAGGTGCATGTAAACAAGCCCGGCTTCCACCACCGACACCATGGAAGCATGTTCATGATACGAGCCTGTACACGGAGTGCTTTGGTTCTATTGGCGGCCGCCAAAGCCGGTTGCGCGATGCCCACTGACTGGGAGGATTCTGTTTACAAGACTGTCGGCATGTTAGCATATTGGGAGGATGAAGATCGAGACTTGATACATTGGAGATCAACGTTGGAGCGAGAGCTTGCCCTTGCTCGTCATGAATGA
- a CDS encoding protein kinase domain-containing protein yields the protein MSWNLTKKLKETHLGFSKSSTPSTKDKDKAKDKSGATTPSDVNSIADARASEDLTQAPVIKPAKPGILVLTLYEARGLSLPEEYQDALSAGHSTGAHSAGDALSGSTRTGASTRNASAFSGSLDRPQTSSGSGFKGIPTNHGRVSGKYMPYALVDFDKNQVFINSVDGNPENPVWAGSNTQYKFDVSRVGELTVQLFMRNPAAAAGTGRTQDIFLGAVRVNPRFEAVPDAAQAGKKGQAEKPQQGQAFSGLGWFDLQNGTGKLQIGVNFVENRVGKLTIDDFDLLTLVGKGSFGKVMQVRKKDTGRIYAIKTIRKAKIITRSEVTHTLAERSVLAQINNPFIVPLKFSFQSPEKLYFVLAFVNGGELFFHLSKEGRFDINRSRFYTAELLCALECLHGFNVIYRDLKPENILLDYQGHIALCDFGLCKLEMKDEDSTNTFVGTPEYLAPELLKGEGYGKTVDWWTLGVLLYEMLTGLPPFYDENTNEMYRKILTAPLNFPGYDVVPPAARDLLTKLLDRNPNKRLGVNGSTEIKSHPFFHGIDWKKLLQRKYEPTFKPNVASASDVSNVDEIFKNEPAQDSVPDDFVLSKTMQDQFVNFSYNRPVAGLDDAGGSIKDPSFLEASETRGRR from the exons ATGTCTTGGAACCTGACCAAAA AGCTCAAAGAAACCCACTTGGGCTTCTCGAAATCATCGACACCCTCTACCAAGGACaaagacaaggccaaggataAGAGTGGTGCCACCACCCCGTCTGACGTCAACAGCATCGCCGATGCGAGAGCCTCCG AGGACCTCACACAGGCGCCCGTAATAAAGCCCGCGAAACCtggcatcctcgtcctcaccCTCTACGAAGCCCGcggcctctccctccccgAAGAATATCAAGATGCCCTGTCAGCGGGCCACTCGACCGGCGCCCACTCTGCCGGAGATGCGCTGAGTGGCTCTACGCGCACGGGGGCATCTACTCGAAACGCCTCTGCCTTTTCTGGCAGCCTCGACAGGCCGCAGACGTCCTCCGGGTCGGGCTTCAAGGGCATCCCGACCAACCACGGCCGTGTGTCGGGCAAGTACATGCCGTACGCTCTGGTGGATTTCGACAAGAACCAGGTCTTCATCAACTCTGTTGATGGAAACCCCGAGAACCCTGTCTGGGCTGGTTCCAATACCCAGTACAAGTTTGACGTGTCCCGTGTTGGCGAATTGACCGTCCAGCTCTTCATGAGAAACccggcggctgctgcaggcACAGGCAGGACCCAGGACATTTTCTTGGGAGCCGTCCGCGTGAATCCCAGATTTGAAGCCGTTCCCGATGCCGCGCAAGCGGGCAAAAAGGGCCAGGCCGAGAAACCGCAGCAGGGTCAGGCCTTTAGCGGGCTGGGCTGGTTTGACTTACAAAATGGAACAGGTAAACTTCAGATTGGCGTTAATTTCGTCGAAAACCGCGTCGGCAAGCTCACCATCGACGACTTTGATCTCCTCACTCTGGTTGGCAAGGGTAGCTTTGGAAAGGTCATGCAGGTTCGGAAGAAGGACACCGGCCGCATCTACGCCATCAAGACGATCCGAAAGGCTAAAATCATCACTCGGTCCGAAGTGACGCACACGCTCGCGGAACGTTCCGTGCTCGCCCAAATCAACAACCCGTTCATCGTTCCGTTAAAGTTCAGCTTCCAGTCTCCCGAAAAGCTCTACTTCGTGCTGGCCTTTGTCAACGGCGGAGAGTTATTCTTCCATCTATCTAAAGAAGGACGCTTCGACATTAACCGCTCCCGCTTCTACACAGCAGAACTGCTCTGCGCGCTTGAGTGTCTGCACGGCTTCAACGTCATCTATCGAGATTTAAAGCCCGAAAACATCCTCCTCGATTACCAGGGCCACATTGCTCTTTGTGACTTTGGGCTCTGCAAGTtagagatgaaggatgaggaTTCCACTAATACCTTTGTCGGAACCCCCGAATACCTAGCACcagagctgctcaaaggcGAGGGCTACGGCAAGACAGTCGACTGGTGGACGCTAGGCGTGCTGCTGTACGAGATGTTAACGGGTCTGCCGCCGTTCTATGACGAGAACACAAACGAAATGTATCGCAAGATTCTAACGGCCCCTCTCAACTTCCCCGGCTACGATGTCGTGCCCCCCGCGGCCAGAGACCTCCTGACAAAGCTCCTGGATCGCAACCCGAACAAGAGATTGGGAGTCAACGGGTCTACCGAGATCAAGTCGCACCCGTTTTTCCACGGCATCGACTGGAAGAAGCTTCTGCAGCGCAAATACGAACCGACGTTCAAACCCAACGTG GCCAGTGCTTCCGACGTCAGCAACGTCGACGAAATCTTCAAAAACGAGCCCGCCCAAGACTCCGTGCCCGACGACTTTGTGTTGTCAAAGACGATGCAGGACCAGTTTGTCAACTTTAGCTACAACAGACCAGTCGCGGGACTAGACGACGCAGGAGGCAGTATTAAGGATCCGTCCTTCCTAGAGGCCTCTGAGACGCGGGGACGGAGGTAA
- a CDS encoding peptide methionine sulfoxide reductase domain-containing protein: protein MIFNIFSRLARPFTTASRLSVAPESSSAAASTIPEGAQRCTVAAGCYWGTEHLYRRHFSGKGLIDAKVGFIGGDLDNPTYRAVCGGKTGHAEAAELIFDPTQVSYRQLLEFFYRMHDPTTLNAQGPDTGPQYRSAIYFHSPEQEQIAREVTEKANAQWWGGKIVTEIAPAGQWWTAEEYHQLYLEKNPSGYECPSHFLRPFKDLE from the exons ATGATCTTTAACATCTTCTCCCGCCTCGCCCGTCCCttcaccaccgcctcccGCCTCTCCGTCGCCCCGGAATCCTCCTCCGCAGCCGCTTCCACCATCCCCGAGGGCGCCCAGCGCTGCACCGTCGCCGCCGGCTGCTACTGGGGCACCGAGCACCTCTACCGCAGACACTTTTCCGGCAAGGGCCTGATTGACGCAAAGGTTGGCTTCATTGGTGGTGATTTGGACAACCCGACGTACCGCGCCGTTTGTGGCGGAAAGACTGGTC ACGCCGAGGCCGCAGAGCTCATCTTCGACCCAACCCAAGTCTCCTACcgccagctcctcgagtTCTTCTACCGCATGCACGACCCTACAACCCTCAACGCCCAGGGCCCGGACACCGGCCCCCAGTACCGCTCCGCCATCTACTTCCACTCCCCCGAGCAAGAACAAATCGCCCGCGAAGTCACCGAAAAGGCAAACGCCCAGTGGTGGGGCGGCAAGATCGTCACCGAGATTGCGCCCGCGGGACAGTGGTGGACGGCCGAGGAGTATCACCAGCTGTATCTTGAGAAGAACCCTTCGGGTTATGAGTGCCCGAGCCACTTCTTGAGGCCGTTCAAGGACCTCGAGTAG
- a CDS encoding inhibitor of apoptosis-promoting bax1 domain-containing protein, whose protein sequence is MSFTLSIQQGPARIAQQRLLPALSKSAFRTSMRSFHHQTPKPTSAFFTSRVASATTRHGFARSYYQEASTRHQAAASGTGLRKLLVGGAIFGGTLVAINAVFNRETREDGGMPLFEREYLNNTFLHTGLGVGIIGLTARQMVQTGFVYRLMVTNPWVVGLGGLALSFATMIGTRSISPDNYVPKYALWTAFNATQAAFVAPLLAFVPGPLLARAGLYTIAMMGSLSVVGATAKQEKYLYIGGPLLAGAAIVAASGLAPLIIPATAVRTLAFTENIWLYGGLAVFGGFTLYDVQKVLHHARLAQAGVIKRDPVNESISLELDFLNIFIRMVQILMLNQNRRK, encoded by the exons ATGTCATTTACGCTGAGCATTCAGCAGGGCCCCGCGCGCATTGcgcagcagcggctgctcCCTGCACTCTCGAAATCTGCGTTCCGGACGTCGATGCGAAGCTTCCATCACCAGACGCCCAAGCCCACCAgcgccttcttcacctcccGCGTGGCATCAGCGACGACTCGCCATGGCTTCGCACGATCATATTATCAGGAGGCTTCTACCCGACACCAGGCGGCGGCGAGCGGAACAGGGCTGCGAAAGCTGCTCGTCGGAGGCGCCATCTTTGGCGGTACGCTGGTTGCCATCAATGCCGTCTTCAACCGCGAGACGAGAGAGGATGGGGGCATGCCGCTTTTTGAGCGGGAGTATCTGAACAACACATTTTTGCACACGGGTCTCGGCGTTGGTATCATCGGATTGACGGCGAGACAGATGGTGCAGACTGGATTTGTGTACCGACTTATGGTGACGAACCCGTGGGTTGTTGGACTGGGAGGATTGGCGCTCAGCTTTGCTACAATGATTGGAACTCGATCCATTAGCCCCGATAA CTACGTCCCCAAGTACGCTCTCTGGACTGCTTTCAACGCCACCCAAGCCGCCTTTGTGGCCCCCCTGCTGGCCTTTGTCCCTGGTCCTCTGCTCGCCCGTGCCGGTCTCTACACCATTGCCATGATGGGCTCGCTGTCCGTCGTCGGTGCCACCGCCAAGCAGGAGAAGTACCTGTACATCGGTGGACCTCTGTTGGCCGGTGCCGCCATCGTTGCCGCCTCTGGTCTTGCGCCTCTTATCATCCCCGCCACCGCCGTCCGAACACTGGCCTTTACCGAGAACATCTGGCTGTACGGAGGTCTCGCCGTCTTTGGCGGCTTCACGCTGTACGATGTGCAAAAGGTGCTGCACCACGCTCGCCTTGCGCAGGCCGGAGTGATTAAGCGGGATCCCGTCAACGAGAGCATctcgctggagctggacttTTTGAACATTTTCATCCGCATGGTGCAGATTCTGATGCTGAACCAGAACCGCAGAAAATAG
- a CDS encoding unstructured region on cNMP-binding protein domain-containing protein — MRRNRSPSAPSHYRALGHQHGNGAESDPVSLIRSFNVENNPTRPMRPSPLTASTIRDMPLDLVDRIRAFPLFLSASEEFLVAIGNHLKPQVHGPNDHIVTEGDDAKAMYWLVRGVVAVTSRDGEAVYAELKAGAFFGEIGVLMDMPRTATIVARTKCLLLVLKKEDLQTVMPSFPEMEKAIRQEAQERLSVLKKKRLERGASLKSPKSEFTPRTTNPGEVSTGETGAIKDGAVIKSKKRKSPSPSVIEDPALGSALGSGFVNIRKTLKELPLFTSLPPDILHFLGLSVQPKTYPPFTDIVCQGTPGHEIFFVVRGEAEVIHQQPKTDKEAESLTRSIQKRPRLKTGQYFGEVASLGLSRGRTATVRSITTVECLMIPGETLDELWTRCPPDIKLQVEQTAWHRYNYRDDDVDMADADQHGKTSKSDPPTPRLARLSLPDDNFATPLKPISATPRDDSEVMEPKDPDPFLSVDMENLRNRRRHSIAPPTTPTEASPTTPTRQNGARSPLAQPSSPIAWTAPDFESDVPAKRAKTLSHRPHSLQPSSISDNILVQIFQYAEVGELLRLRRVCSHWKTLLTTSPKLCTYVDLSHYNRRVTDQAIIDSIAPFVGTRALVMDLNNCFHITDEGFSVLWRTCGKNVQKWRMRSLWDVSANQILEMSENAKGLREVDWSNCRKVGDNLLGRVVGWVVPEPPPVSSSKVVISSSGKKAKEKAAQQPSPTMPAPGTVIGCSKLNTLNLSYCKHITDRSMGHLAAHASSRLESLSLTRCTSITDAGFQSWAQFKFEKLTQLCLADCTYLSDNAIVALVNAAKNLTHLDLSFCCALSDTATEVVALGLPKLKELRLAFCGSAVSDGSLESVALHLNELEGLSVRGCVRVTGKGLEYILRGCTRLKWVDVSQCRNLEPWLRAGSVSKWGFDSRTAKMELTSVNSWPTTAFDSMLGDLPTPRKMSVAMLTTPSFFPRPGATLMGKKRRPPVKFVIEKGTDGLR, encoded by the coding sequence ATGAGACGCAATCGCTCTCCGAGTGCGCCCTCGCACTATCGGGCGCTGGGACATCAACATGGCAACGGCGCAGAATCAGATCCAGTCTCTCTCATCCGGTCATTCAACGTCGAAAATAACCCTACACGGCCGATGCGACCATCCCCGCTTACCGCCTCGACCATCAGAGACATGCCATTGGATCTGGTAGATCGCATCAGAgcctttcccctctttctttctgcgTCGGAAGAGTTTTTAGTAGCAATTGGCAATCACTTGAAACCGCAAGTACATGGACCCAACGACCACATTGTCACGGAGGGGGATGACGCAAAGGCCATGTACTGGCTGGTGCGAGGCGTTGTCGCCGTCACATCGAGAGACGGCGAGGCCGTTTACGCAGAACTCAAAGCTGGTGCCTTTTTCGGCGAGATCGGAGTGCTCATGGACATGCCCAGGACCGCCACCATCGTCGCCCGAACCAAGTGcctgttgctggtgttgaaaAAGGAAGACCTTCAAACGGTCATGCCAAGCTTcccagagatggagaaggcgatTCGACAGGAAGCGCAAGAAAGACTAAGCGTGCTCAAGAAAAAGCGACTGGAACGTGGCGCATCCCTCAAATCACCCAAAAGCGAGTTCACTCCACGCACTACGAACCCGGGTGAAGTGTCGACTGGAGAGACTGGCGCGATCAAGGACGGCGCGGTGatcaagtccaagaagcgGAAATCTCCAAGCCCCAGCGTAATCGAAGACCCGGCCCTCGGCAGTGCTCTGGGTAGCGGTTTTGTCAATATCCGAAAGACGCTCAAAGAGCTCCCTCTCTTTACCTCTCTGCCGCCTGACATCCTCCACTTTCTAGGATTAAGCGTGCAGCCAAAAACGTACCCGCCCTTCACCGACATAGTATGCCAAGGCACCCCTGGTCATGAGATCTTTTTCGTTGTTCGGGGCGAAGCAGAGGTTATTCATCAACAGCCGAAGACGGATAAAGAAGCAGAAAGCCTGACCAGATCGATCCAAAAAAGACCACGACTGAAAACTGGACAATACTTTGGAGAGGTTGCTAGCTTGGGTCTGTCTCGTGGGCGGACGGCAACGGTAAGGTCAATCACGACAGTGGAATGCTTAATGATACCGGGTGAAACTCTGGATGAGCTATGGACACGATGCCCCCCAGATATCAAACTACAGGTGGAGCAAACAGCATGGCATCGTTACAACTACcgtgacgatgatgtcgacatGGCCGACGCAGACCAGCACGGCAAGACGAGCAAGTCAGATCCCCCCACGCCGAGACTCGCCCGGCTCAGCCTTCCTGATGACAACTTCGCAACACCTCTCAAGCCCATATCTGCGACTCCTAGGGATGATTCGGAAGTCATGGAGCCAAAAGACCCCGATCCTTTCTTGAGTGTCGACATGGAAAACTTGAGAAATCGAAGGCGCCATTCAATAGCACCGCCAACCACGCCCACCGAGGCTTCCCCGACCACGCCCACTCGACAAAACGGAGCGCGATCCCCGTTAGCACAGCCGTCATCTCCCATTGCCTGGACTGCTCCAGACTTTGAATCTGATGTACCAGCAAAGCGGGCCAAGACACTATCTCACCGGCCGCATTCTCTTCAGCCTTCATCTATCTCAGACAACATTCTGGTACAAATTTTTCAGTATGCCGAAGTTGGCGAactgctgaggctgcggcgTGTCTGTTCTCACTGGAAGACGCTCCTCACTACGTCCCCAAAGCTGTGCACATATGTCGACCTCTCCCACTATAACAGGAGGGTGACAGACCAAGCTATCATCGACAGTATCGCTCCCTTTGTTGGAACCAGGGCTCTCGTCATGGATCTGAATAATTGCTTCCACATCACTGACGAAGGATTTTCCGTGCTGTGGCGGACCTGTGGTAAGAATGTGCAGAAGTGGAGGATGCGCTCGCTGTGGGATGTTTCGGCAAACCAAATTCTCGAAATGAGCGAAAACGCCAAAGGCCTCAGGGAAGTTGACTGGAGCAACTGCCGAAAAGTCGGagacaatctccttggccgAGTTGTCGGATGGGTTGTTCCCGAGCCGCCGCCtgtgagcagcagcaaggttGTGATATCGAGCTCGgggaagaaggcaaaggagaaggcCGCCCAACAACCTTCGCCTACTATGCCAGCACCAGGAACGGTTATTGGTTGCTCCAAGCTGAACACGTTGAATCTGTCATACTGCAAACACATTACTGATCGATCAATGGGCCATCTCGCCGCCCATGCTTCGAGCCGGCTCGAGTCTCTATCTCTCACACGTTGCACATCGATTACGGACGCAGGGTTTCAGTCGTGGGCTCAGTTCAAATTCGAGAAGCTGACTCAACTGTGCTTGGCGGACTGCACCTATCTCTCTGACAATGCCATCGTAGCACTTGTCAACGCAGCCAAGAACCTGACCCACCTCGACTTGTCCTTTTGCTGCGCGCTCTCCGACACGGCAACAGAGGTTGTCGCTCTTGGCCTGCCGAAGCTGAAAGAGCTCAGGCTGGCGTTCTGCGGCAGTGCCGTGAGCGATGGCAGCTTGGAGAGCGTCGCCCTGCATCTTAACGAGCTCGAAGGCCTGAGCGTTCGTGGATGTGTCCGCGTGACGGGCAAAGGGCTGGAATACATCCTCAGGGGCTGCACACGTCTTAAGTGGGTTGATGTCAGCCAGTGCCGCAACCTTGAGCCCTGGCTTCGAGCAGGCAGTGTTTCGAAATGGGGGTTCGACAGCCGGACCGCAAAGATGGAGCTGACATCAGTGAACAGCTGGCCTACGACAGCGTTTGACAGCATGCTTGGGGACTTGCCAACGCCACGGAAGATGAGTGTAGCGATGCTTACCACACCAAGCTTCTTCCCGAGGCCTGGCGCTACCCTTATGGgcaagaaaaggaggccGCCTGTCAAGTTTGTGATTGAAAAGGGAACCGACGGGCTTAGATGA